The following is a genomic window from Rhodoferax sp. PAMC 29310.
TTCGCGCCCTGCACTTGAGCGAGTTCACTGACCTGTTTGTCCAAGTCGTACTCCTGGCGCGCGAAATGGGCTTGGTCAAACTGGGCACCATCGCCGTGGATGGCACCAAGATCAAGGCCAATGCCAGCCGCCACAAGGCGATGAGCTATGGGCGCATGCAAACCACAGAGATCGACCTCAACGCCCAAATTGCAGTCTTGCTGCAAAAGGCGGCCAACACCGATGAGGCCGAGAAGAACGAACCCGACCTTGACATCCCCGCTGAGCTTGAACGCCGGCAAACTCGGCTGGCAGCCATTGTTGCAGCCAAAGCCCGCCTTGAAGAGCGCCGGCGTCAAAGCGACACCCAGCGTGGGCGCAGCCCCAGCGACGAACGCCAACCCAAAGACAAAGACGGCAAGCCCAAGGGTGGCAAACCATATCAGCGTGACTTTGGTGTGCCTGCGGCCAAAGCCCAGGAAAGCTTTACCGACCCCGAATCACGCATCATGAAGCGTGCCGGTGGTGGCTTTGATTACAGCTATAACGCCCAAACCGCAGTCGATGAGAGCGCGCACATCATCGTGGCCGCCGAAGTGGTCAACACCAGCTCGGATGTGCAGCAATTGCCCATGGTGTTGGCGGCCGTCAAGACGCACACGGGAGTACAAGCGCAGCAGGTGCTGGCCGATGCGGGCTACCGCAGTGAGGCGGTGATGGCAGAGTTGGCAAAAACGCAGCCACAGACCGAATTGGTGATCGCGTTGGGGCGCGAGGGCAAAGTATTGGCCAAGCCCCGCGATGCCAAGCGCTACCCGCACTCGGTAGCGATGGCGGCCAAGTTCGACACCGAACAAGGCAAGCTTGACTACCGCAAGCGCAAGTGGATTGCAGAGCCGCCCAACGGCTGGATTAAAAACGTTCTGGGGTTTCGCCAGTTCAGCATGCGGGGGTTAGAAAAGGTGAAAGCCGAGTTCAAGCTCGTTTGTCTGGCGCTCAATCTTCGCCGAATGGGGGCGATGCAGGCGAGTTGAGTGAGAAAGCGCACCAAAACCACAAACGGGGCGATCCTGAGCCTGCTTGAACCGGGCTTGGCCGATAAAGACGATGGCGTTGACGAACATGTTCACCATCGGCCAGACCGCATTGAGCGGCCTATGAACCAATTCGCCCTCGTTTAAAGCCTTCTGCCGCCCAGACTCCTAGGGAACTTCCGAAGGGGCTCGCCCATGACACCATGGAGCCCGTTTTCCCCAAAACTGGACCACGCCCCCGACTGACCGCTTCCGCCTTCATTGCAGTCGCTCAAAGGCGTGCACCTCAAACTTCATCGTGCAGCCTGTGCCATTGCTCGCCATGCCCCACGACGCCCAGCCCCGGGCCCCGGTTACTTGTAAAGTTGCTCTCCCCCATTGAGATCGGTCACGCAAAAGCGTCGGCCAAATACGGGAGTTCGGCTCCCCTTTCCGCCCCGGCGGGGGTGAAAGAGGTTGGGGGATAGCGGGGAATGAACAAGGCCGTGGCAAGCCGTACGCTCACTCACAAGCCCCAAACAATTACATAGGTTTTAGCCCGCTAGCGCACGCAGAAAAAGCGCAAGTCGCTATCAATATAGAAGCAGTATTTCCAGGCAATGCCAGCCAGAGAAAACCTCAAATCAGCTTCGAGAACTTGGCTGTCGACTGCGCCAAGTGTTTGTCAAACACCATGCCCACCGCCCGCACAAACATGCGGCCCTTCGGCGTGACGTGGATGCTGTGGGCGTCCACGGTGATCAGGCCGGCGTCTTCGTAGGTTTTCAGCTGGCTCAGCTCGTCGGCAAAGTAGCTCACAAAGTCAATGCCGTGGGCGACGTTGACGGCGGCAAAGTCGACCGGGCCGCTGCACATCAATTCCATGATGACTTGGCGGCGCAACACGTCGTCAGCGGTCAGGGCAAAGCCTTTTTCCACGGGCAGGCGGCCCGCGTCCAGGTGCTCGTAATAGGCTTTGACGGTGCGCACCGACTGGCTGTAAGAGTGGCCCACTTTGCCTATGGCGGAGACGCCAAAACCGATCAAATCACAGTCAGCCCGCGTGGTGTAGCCCTGAAAGTTGCGGTGCAAGGTTTTGTCCAGCCGGGCTTTGTTGAGCTCGTCTTCGGGTTTGGAGAAATGGTCCAGCCCGATGTAGATGTAGCCGGCCTCCAGCAGGCGGCGCACGGACATCAAAAAGATTTGCAGGCGCAGCTCGGCGCTGGGCAAATCGGCTTCGATGATGAGGCGCTGGGCTTTGAAGCGGCTGGGCAGATGGGCGTAGTTGTACAGCGCAATGCGCTCGGGCGAGAGCTCAATCACGCGGTCTAGCGTGCGGTTGAAACTTTCCAGCGACTGTTTGGGCAGGCCGTAAATCAGGTCAGCGTTGATGGACTCAAACCCGGCCTGGCGGCTGGCGGTGACGGCTTCTTCGACCATCTCGTAAGGCTGAATGCGGTTGACCGATTGCTGCACGGCGGCGTCAAAGTCTTGCACGCCAAAGCTGGTTCGGTTAAAGCCCAACTCACCGAGCATGGCCATGGTGCCGTCGCTGACGGTGCGGGGGTCAATCTCGATGCCCAACTCGGCATCCGGCAAGAAATTGAAGTGAGTGCGCAGCAAGGCCATGAGCTGGCGCAGCTCGTCCGGGGTCAAAAACGTGGGGGTACCGCCGCCAAAGTGTAGCTGCGCGGTGCGCCGGTCCGGCCCAATGCGGGCGGCCACCAGCTCAATTTCTTTGGCCAGGTAGCGCAGGTACTCGGTGGTGCGGCTGTGGTCTTGGGTGATGATTTTGTTGCAGGCGCAAAAGTAGCACAGCGACTCGCAAAACGGCACGTGGATGTAGATCGAGAGCGGCGGATTTTTGTTGGCGTCCGCGGTGCGCTGCTCCAGGTAATTGAAGTAGTCGGCCTCGGTGAACTCGCCGTGAAAACGGTCGGCGGTGGGGTAAGAGGTGTAGCGAGGACTCAGCTTGTCGTAACGGCGGATTAACGCTTCAGAAAACTCGATGTCGGGGAGCTGTTGCATGGGATGGGTGCCTGTGTCAGAGCTTGTTGGAAGGGGCTGAAGGCAACGCCTCGCGCCCAGCCTTGTGTGGGTGTTATTTTCAAACAGATAAACCGCGCCCACCTTGACTCAAGTCAAGTGAAACGCGCTGGACGATCACGTGTTGCGTGGCGGGTGAATCCAGATCGAAATACGATTAAATTCAAATAAAGATGTATTTTATTTGCCTCTTTAATGTAAGAAGTATTTAGATGCATCTATTGCAGTTCAAGGCCGTTTCCGGTGTGACCTGCGATTCGTTTCAACTCCTCTGAAAGGTCATCCACCATGCACGCCACGCGCAAACTCTGGACCTGGCTCGCCACTATCTGTGTGCTGTCATTTGCAGTCCTGGGTTGGGTCGGCTCAGAGATTTATCTCAAAGCGCCGCCCATTCCCAAACAAGTCATCAGTACCGAGGGCAAAGTCCTCTTCTTCGAGGGTCAGGTGCAGCACGGGCAAGAGTCCTGGTTGTCCGCTGGCGGCCAGCAGCTGGGCTCGGTCTGGGGCCACGGCAGCTATGTGGCACCCGATTGGTCGGCCGACTGGTTGCACCGCGAAGCCCTGGCGCTGCGTGCCATTTGGGCCGAGCGCGATCACGGCCAGGCCTTTGAGACTTTGAGCGTCGGCCAGCAAGCCGAGCTGAACGGCCGCCTCAAAGCCGAGATGCGCCACAACAGCTATGACGCCGCCACGAACACCATCACGCTGTCACCCGACCGGGCTGAAGCGGTGGCCAGCGTGGTGGACCACTATGTGAAGTTGTTTGGCACCGACCCCGGCATGGACGCCCTGCGCGAGCAATACGCCATGAGCGCCGGCACCCTGCCCGACCCGGCGGACCTGCAGTCTTTGCCCGCATTTATTTTCTGGTCGTCTTGGTCTGCGACCACCGATCGTCCTGGTGAGACGGACCTGAGCTACACCAGCAACTGGCCGCATGAGCCGCTGGTGGGCAACACCCCCACGGTGGGCGCCGGCATGTGGTCGATTGCCAGCATCATCTTCATGATTGCCGCCATTGCGGGCATGATTTTTGTGCACTCCACTGCCAAAGAAGAGGGCGACCCCGCGCCGCCCAAGAACGACCCGCTGTTTGACCTGAAGCCCACGCCCTCGATGCGGGCCACCCAAAAGTACTTTTTTGTGGTGATTGGCTTGATCCTGGCCCAGGTGGGCATGCGCGTGGTCACCGCCCACTACGCGGTCGAAGGCCAGAGTTTCTTTGGCTTCCCGCTGGCGCAAATTTTGCCGTTCACGGTGAGCCGCACCATTCACACCCAGTTTGCCGTGTTGTGGATTGCCACCGCGTGGCTGGCCACGGGCTTGTACATTGCACCCGCCATCTCGGGCCATGAGCCCAAGTACCAAAAGCTGGGCGTGAACCTTTTGTTCTACGCCTTGTTGTTCATCGTGGTTGGCTCCACCGCCACCGGTTGGCTGGGCACCTTGCAACACCTGGGCAACGACTACAGCTTCTGGATTGGCAACCAAGGCCTTGAATTCACCAGCATGGGCCGGGTCTGGCAAGTGCTGCTGTTTGTGGGCTTGTTGTTCTGGGTCACGCTGTTGGGCCGGGCCTTGATGCCTGCCCTGAAAAGACCGTCAGAGAGTCGCGGCCTGATCACCATGGTGTTTCTGGCGGCCCTGTGTATTGGCGGCTTCTACGCCAGCTCACTGGTCTGGGGCCAAAAGACGCACTACGCCATGATCGAGTACTGGCGCTGGTGGTTGGTGCACCTCTGGGTGGAAGGCTTCTTTGAGGTGTTTGCCACGGCAGTCATTGCGCTGCTGTTCACCCGCCTGGGCCTGATCCGCGCGGCCACGGCCAACAGCGCCATCGTGCTGGAGACCATTGTGTTTTTATTCGGCGGCATTCTGGGCACCTTGCACCACCTGTATTTCACCGGCACCCCCACTTTTGTGATCGCGATTGGCGCCATGTTCTCCGCACTTGAAGTGGTGCCTCTGGCATTGATTGGTGTGGAGGCGTTTCGCAACTACCAGCGCTCCAAGGCGGCGCCCTGGGTTCAGAGCTACAAATGGCCCATTCTGTGTTTCATTGCCGTGGGTTTCTGGAACGTGGTGGGCGCAGGCTTGCTGGGCTTCACCATCAACACCCCGATTGCGCTGTACTACATGCAGGGTCTGAACATGACGGCGGCACACGGCCACGCGGCGCTGTTTGGCGTGTACGGCATGCTGGGCATTGGCCTCTTGTTGTTCTGCGTGCGTGGCCTGTCTGACCGGTCCGCCTGGTCTGACAAGCTCCTGCAACCGATGTTCTGGTCACTCAACATTGGCCTGGCCATGATGGTGTTCTTCTCATTGGTGCCAGCCGGTATCTACCAAGCCTGGGCCAGCATCACCAAAGGCATGTGGTTTGCCCGCTCACCTGAGGTGATTCATTCGCACTTCATGGAAACGCTGGTGTGGATGCGGGTGCCCGGTGACGTGGTGTTTGCCATGGGTTGCGTCTTCCTGGCCCTGTTTGCCTTGCGCTTGTTGACTGGCGCCAAGGAGCAACCGACTCCCCGCGTGCCATTGGCCGCCACCAAGCGCGCTTAAACCCGCTCGGTGAACCTCAAAATCCGGACGTCAGGGGAAATCCAGGCGTCCGGATTTTTTTGTCCCGGGCATTTTGGCCTGTGCCTTGGCCACGTCCCAAAACGCCCGCGCCAAGGGTGACAGCTTGCCCACCTCCAGGCAGGCCAGCCCCACGGTGCGCGGCTGGGTGGGCGACAGGGACCGGTAGACGACGCCCTCATGCTCGTCAGGCAGGGCCAAACGAGCTGCCACGGAGACAGCCAGTCCGCGACGCACAAATTCCAGAATCGAGACAATTTGGGTGAAGTGGTACAGCACGTTCGGGCGCGCGTCATGGCGCTGCAGAAGCGGCAGGATGACCGGGCCACCGCCCGCCTCAGACAACACAAAGTCCAGCCCGTCGATGGCGTTAATGGGCAGTGCCGGCAAGGCGGCCAGCGGGTGGCCGACCGGCAAGATGACCACAAACTCGTCCTGAACCAGAGGCAACACCTCAAAGCGCTCATCGGGCACGATGACATAGCCAATTTCGACCCGTTTTTGCAGCAACCACTGGTCAATGACCTCGTCGCTCTCTTCTTCAATACGTACCTGCACGGCGGGGTGGCTTTGCTTGAAGGCCGCCAGGCACGGCGGCAACAGGTGCATGGTGGAGGTGGGTCCAAACGAGCCAATGCGCAGCGTGCCGGTCTTGAGCTGGCGGGCGTCGCCCAACTCCTGGGTCATGGTGGCGGCCAGCGCCGTCATCTCGCGTGCGCGCAGCAACAAGCGCTCGCCGGCGTCGGTCATGCTCGCCCCGGCGGCGTTGCGCAGCACCAGCTTCACGGCAAACTGCCCCTCCAGCGCCCGCAGCGCGTGGCTGACGGCGGACTGGGTGGTTCCTAATCGCATGGCGGCCCGAGAAAAGCTGCGGCATTCA
Proteins encoded in this region:
- a CDS encoding LysR family transcriptional regulator produces the protein MTLSQLEVLIALDECRSFSRAAMRLGTTQSAVSHALRALEGQFAVKLVLRNAAGASMTDAGERLLLRAREMTALAATMTQELGDARQLKTGTLRIGSFGPTSTMHLLPPCLAAFKQSHPAVQVRIEEESDEVIDQWLLQKRVEIGYVIVPDERFEVLPLVQDEFVVILPVGHPLAALPALPINAIDGLDFVLSEAGGGPVILPLLQRHDARPNVLYHFTQIVSILEFVRRGLAVSVAARLALPDEHEGVVYRSLSPTQPRTVGLACLEVGKLSPLARAFWDVAKAQAKMPGTKKSGRLDFP
- a CDS encoding IS1182 family transposase, whose product is MSASYIPYHPEQQQLLPRALQDWLPQGHLVYFINDTVDSLNLSGFHLRYEAGGPRNQPFHPAMMVKVLVYAYATGVFSSRKIARKLFEDVAFRVLGADNFPAHRTIRAFRALHLSEFTDLFVQVVLLAREMGLVKLGTIAVDGTKIKANASRHKAMSYGRMQTTEIDLNAQIAVLLQKAANTDEAEKNEPDLDIPAELERRQTRLAAIVAAKARLEERRRQSDTQRGRSPSDERQPKDKDGKPKGGKPYQRDFGVPAAKAQESFTDPESRIMKRAGGGFDYSYNAQTAVDESAHIIVAAEVVNTSSDVQQLPMVLAAVKTHTGVQAQQVLADAGYRSEAVMAELAKTQPQTELVIALGREGKVLAKPRDAKRYPHSVAMAAKFDTEQGKLDYRKRKWIAEPPNGWIKNVLGFRQFSMRGLEKVKAEFKLVCLALNLRRMGAMQAS
- the hemN gene encoding oxygen-independent coproporphyrinogen III oxidase, which encodes MQQLPDIEFSEALIRRYDKLSPRYTSYPTADRFHGEFTEADYFNYLEQRTADANKNPPLSIYIHVPFCESLCYFCACNKIITQDHSRTTEYLRYLAKEIELVAARIGPDRRTAQLHFGGGTPTFLTPDELRQLMALLRTHFNFLPDAELGIEIDPRTVSDGTMAMLGELGFNRTSFGVQDFDAAVQQSVNRIQPYEMVEEAVTASRQAGFESINADLIYGLPKQSLESFNRTLDRVIELSPERIALYNYAHLPSRFKAQRLIIEADLPSAELRLQIFLMSVRRLLEAGYIYIGLDHFSKPEDELNKARLDKTLHRNFQGYTTRADCDLIGFGVSAIGKVGHSYSQSVRTVKAYYEHLDAGRLPVEKGFALTADDVLRRQVIMELMCSGPVDFAAVNVAHGIDFVSYFADELSQLKTYEDAGLITVDAHSIHVTPKGRMFVRAVGMVFDKHLAQSTAKFSKLI
- a CDS encoding nitric-oxide reductase large subunit, whose protein sequence is MHATRKLWTWLATICVLSFAVLGWVGSEIYLKAPPIPKQVISTEGKVLFFEGQVQHGQESWLSAGGQQLGSVWGHGSYVAPDWSADWLHREALALRAIWAERDHGQAFETLSVGQQAELNGRLKAEMRHNSYDAATNTITLSPDRAEAVASVVDHYVKLFGTDPGMDALREQYAMSAGTLPDPADLQSLPAFIFWSSWSATTDRPGETDLSYTSNWPHEPLVGNTPTVGAGMWSIASIIFMIAAIAGMIFVHSTAKEEGDPAPPKNDPLFDLKPTPSMRATQKYFFVVIGLILAQVGMRVVTAHYAVEGQSFFGFPLAQILPFTVSRTIHTQFAVLWIATAWLATGLYIAPAISGHEPKYQKLGVNLLFYALLFIVVGSTATGWLGTLQHLGNDYSFWIGNQGLEFTSMGRVWQVLLFVGLLFWVTLLGRALMPALKRPSESRGLITMVFLAALCIGGFYASSLVWGQKTHYAMIEYWRWWLVHLWVEGFFEVFATAVIALLFTRLGLIRAATANSAIVLETIVFLFGGILGTLHHLYFTGTPTFVIAIGAMFSALEVVPLALIGVEAFRNYQRSKAAPWVQSYKWPILCFIAVGFWNVVGAGLLGFTINTPIALYYMQGLNMTAAHGHAALFGVYGMLGIGLLLFCVRGLSDRSAWSDKLLQPMFWSLNIGLAMMVFFSLVPAGIYQAWASITKGMWFARSPEVIHSHFMETLVWMRVPGDVVFAMGCVFLALFALRLLTGAKEQPTPRVPLAATKRA